A single window of Arcobacter venerupis DNA harbors:
- a CDS encoding YbaB/EbfC family nucleoid-associated protein: MFEGIDLKNLNLGDMLNQFQDMAKNAKDENASRIFTSKAGGGMIEISINGNSEVIDLKIDDSLLEDKDSLQILLISCMNDVIKQSDENKKMLAMNMMGGLGSFGQK; encoded by the coding sequence ATGTTTGAGGGGATTGATTTAAAAAACCTAAATTTAGGTGATATGTTAAACCAATTTCAAGATATGGCAAAAAATGCTAAAGATGAAAATGCTTCAAGAATTTTTACATCAAAAGCTGGTGGTGGAATGATTGAAATTTCTATTAATGGAAATTCTGAAGTAATAGATTTAAAGATAGATGATTCATTACTTGAAGATAAAGATTCCTTACAAATTTTATTAATTTCATGTATGAACGATGTTATAAAACAAAGTGATGAAAACAAAAAAATGTTGGCTATGAATATGATGGGTGGACTAGGTTCTTTTGGACAAAAATAA